One segment of Drosophila ananassae strain 14024-0371.13 chromosome 3R, ASM1763931v2, whole genome shotgun sequence DNA contains the following:
- the LOC6497065 gene encoding transcription factor Maf — MKMEDPTIADTYVQEFDLHHLEVAGGPGNATANGHPNAGATITAIGHVKREDHSPPQPVAVKWTTVHGDPSNPEEVSEPLALAGPEAAGAVEVSPSPHIKLRSFSGHHQWHMDERRLQPLSPPPEQYGPLPGQAILVATSSGANTATGLPGGVPSTPPETPPVVGSPTGSSSCPAQTYAHHYSRTPGTAASASASAASAASAAAAASGAAAVSAGLSHDMMWLTNSIRADQQPLDLRPLAYPGSQEEAEEWDRQRDLALQAAAAHHHHHGQPLMQAQHHPHGPTGHPHPHQVVLQQAKYPHHHHHHFHNLELTPLNMHSNSYVGANSGPFTPTCLPQVPSNGSGSTSSGGGGVGGGAGQGNSVSGSVGGGSCMITRASLQPCRPLSASSTRSSNNMSPRTCSGAYSNATLEDCINDDMLTTLTVRELNKRLHGCPREEVVRLKQKRRTLKNRGYAQNCRSKRLHQRHELEKANRQLNQDLHRLKLEYSRVCQERDALMQRLQRVGAAGNGAAGATGDSQSSQEFYL, encoded by the coding sequence ATGAAAATGGAAGATCCCACCATTGCCGACACCTATGTCCAGGAGTTCGATCTGCACCATCTGGAGGTGGCGGGTGGCCCCGGAAATGCAACAGCAAACGGCCATCCGAATGCGGGTGCCACGATCACTGCCATTGGTCATGTGAAGCGCGAGGATCATAGTCCGCCCCAACCGGTGGCGGTCAAATGGACCACAGTTCATGGAGACCCCTCAAATCCGGAAGAAGTCTCGGAGCCGCTAGCACTGGCAGGACCAGAAGCCGCCGGAGCCGTGGAAGTTTCCCCGTCGCCACACATAAAGCTTCGTTCGTTTTCGGGACACCACCAGTGGCATATGGATGAGCGCCGCCTGCAGCCGCTCTCACCACCGCCGGAACAGTACGGACCGTTGCCTGGCCAGGCTATTTTGGTGGCCACATCCTCGGGCGCTAACACGGCGACAGGTTTACCTGGTGGTGTGCCGTCCACTCCGCCGGAAACACCGCCAGTGGTAGGCTCGCCCACGGGCAGCAGTAGCTGTCCGGCCCAGACATATGCCCACCATTATTCCCGGACGCCGGGTACCgctgcctccgcctccgcctctgCTGCTTCCGCCGCCTCAGCGGCAGCGGCTGCCTCCGGAGCTGCGGCCGTCAGTGCCGGCCTGAGCCACGACATGATGTGGCTGACGAACTCCATTCGTGCGGACCAACAGCCGTTGGATTTGCGGCCCCTAGCATATCCGGGCTCGCAGGAGGAAGCTGAGGAGTGGGACCGGCAACGAGACTTAGCTCTGCAGGCGGCGGCGGCCCACCACCATCATCACGGACAGCCGCTGATGCAGGCACAGCACCATCCGCACGGCCCCACCGGCCACCCACATCCGCACCAGGTGGTGCTCCAGCAAGCCAAGTATCCGCATCACCACCATCACCACTTCCACAACCTCGAACTGACGCCCCTTAACATGCACTCCAATTCCTACGTTGGCGCCAACAGTGGACCTTTCACGCCCACTTGCCTGCCCCAGGTTCCGAGCAATGGAAGCGGCAGCACCAGCAGCGGAGGCGGCGGTGTGGGGGGAGGAGCGGGACAAGGTAATAGCGTTTCCGGCAGTGTTGGAGGTGGATCCTGCATGATTACCCGAGCGTCGCTTCAGCCCTGCCGTCCGCTCTCCGCCAGCTCGACGAGATCCTCAAACAACATGTCGCCACGCACTTGTTCCGGAGCTTACAGCAACGCCACACTAGAGGACTGCATCAATGATGACATGCTGACCACCCTGACAGTGCGGGAACTGAACAAACGACTCCACGGATGTCCCAGAGAAGAAGTGGTACGCCTAAAGCAAAAGCGTCGCACCCTGAAGAATCGTGGTTACGCCCAGAACTGCCGATCGAAGCGACTCCACCAGAGACACGAGCTCGAGAAGGCCAACCGGCAACTGAACCAGGATCTGCATAGGCTGAAGCTGGAGTACTCGAGGGTGTGCCAGGAACGGGATGCCCTGATGCAGCGCTTGCAGAGGGTGGGCGCCGCTGGCAATGGAGCAGCAGGCGCCACCGGGGATAGCCAGAGTTCCCAGGAGTTCTACCTTTGA
- the LOC6498437 gene encoding nucleoside diphosphate-linked moiety X motif 19 has protein sequence MKAGIRRTSASVILVAPNEGTSKDYKLLMLKRSDTTAVVLNQTVFPGGLLDEADESVAWLQYFEEFGVPQKELRRLVLISNDRPAILAPQGTGCYDRFFKNTIIWSREITLRLNAIRECFEEVGVLLCRSHEDLKDFGPVASLQNVPNLKSWQQRVHNKPSEFLTLCRELKVVPDLWGLHEWSAWTSPGFMRKGYETVFFMAFVNSQPNLLAEPSEVKETLWSTPIEFLRMTKLGEIWLLPPQIYELSRLMGVKTYTSLLDFAVKRSALGTTMFVPVTYECEGRMVFVLPGDDFYVPEPHLVREIISFPGTLEEFKSRSKQIHRYTSEGSVFNVELNFTPPNNHLKPLKFLQERQKL, from the exons ATGAAGGCGGGTATTAGGCGAACCTCGGCCAGCGTAATTCTTGTGGCCCCAAATGAAGGAACAAGCAAAGACTATAAA TTGCTGATGCTGAAACGCAGTGACACCACGGCAGTAGTGCTCAATCAAACCGTATTCCCCGGTGGCCTCTTGGATGAGGCCGATGAGAGCGTGGCCTGGCTGCAGTACTTTGAGGAGTTCGGTGTCCCCCAAAAGGAACTGCGTCGACTGGTACTCATTAGCAATGATCGACCTGCTATTCTGGCTCCACAGGGCACCGGTTGTTACGATCGTTTCTTTAAAAACACAATAATTTGGTCGAG AGAGATTACGTTGCGCCTGAATGCTATACGGGAATGCTTTGAAGAGGTGGGTGTCTTGCTGTGCCGAAGTCATGAGGATCTTAAGGACTTTGGTCCGGTGGCCTCCCTTCAGAATGTGCCCAATCTAAAAAGCTGGCAACAACGAGTGCACAACAAACCCAGTGAGTTTCTGACCCTGTGTCGGGAGCTAAAGGTTGTGCCCGATCTGTGGGGTCTGCATGAGTGGTCTGCTTGGACCAGTCCTGGATTTATGCGAAAAGG CTATGAAACCGTCTTCTTCATGGCTTTTGTGAATTCGCAACCTAACTTACTGGCGGAGCCCTCTGAAGTTAAAGAGACACTG TGGTCAACCCCGATTGAGTTTCTACGAATGACTAAACTTGGAGAAATTTGGCTTCTTCCTCCTCAAATTTATGAGTTATCCCGACTAATGGGAGTAAAAACATATACTAGTCTTTTGGATTTTGCTGTAAAACGCAGTGCGCTAGGCACAACTATGTTTGTCCCAGTGACTTACGAATGCGAGGGACGGATGGTGTTTGTGCTGCCAG GTGACGACTTTTATGTGCCAGAACCGCATTTAGTTCGAGAGATTATCAGTTTTCCTGGAACTTTGGAGGAGTTTAAGAGCCGTTCGAAACAAATACATCGCTATACTAGTGAAGGATCCGTTTTTAATGTGGAACTTAATTTTACTCCACCGAACAATCACTTGAAACCGCTAAAATTCCTTCAGGAGAGGCAAAAGTTGTAA
- the LOC6497066 gene encoding proteoglycan 4, producing MKIFVAFLFAIACLAGVQAEDPILEALEETAKDAKEAKALLININDVSIRTQVALTEQQESLKVLDLINTLVGQLSTALDIKSQETVAALLNISKEGEEYASRTEAELLLLARLQEGTALLINQLTIKMEAYQQHVLDSSRKIDQDINGLAKLITRTVLPHLNGLKCSLDNLETSQINVEVELKDLAGIRQVSESTNRKLDVLEQQLKQLNHTQEVRLDGLTTAVNHLQPLNTWKVEGALRELIISQKRIELDLEQCSRPSHYPHHGHHEETYAPSYGFEPSYSPPEPQYTPQKPEPVDLVQVWNIKEPQKQGEQPSYHQVRAYAQSPEPKKHYPVSRREPLPWEAAQQYDAAPALAHRPVPVSHHQPTSNPHHEIWNPAPVYASTSEPQRKPCPKEQQSLAPSYGPILIPQQSYKPEPQEPHNLKPYEPQSYKQETRPEPHKQERHPDQPHKPQEPINPQSHHGKTYRASPVQPGESYRIWYADESLPKGY from the exons ATGAAGATTTTTGTAGCGTTTCTCTTTGCCATCGCCTGCTTGGCTGGGGTCCAGGCAGAGGATCCGATTCTTGAGGCCTTGGAGGAAACTGCCAAGGACGCCAAGGAAGCAAAGGCCCTCCTTATAAACATTAATGATGTTTCCATAAGGACCCAGGTTGCTCTGACGGAACAGCAGGAGTCCTTGAAGGTTCTGGATCTCATCAACACACTTGTAGGACAGCTTTCTACCGCCTTGGATATCAAGTCCCAGGAGACAGTTGCAGCCCTTCTTAACATTTCTAAGGAAGGCGAGGAGTACGCCAGCCGTACGGAAGCCGAGTTACTGCTCCTGGCTCGACTGCAGGAGGGCACCGCCCTGTTGATCAACCAGCTGACGATCAAAATGGAAGCCTACCAGCAGCACGTCCTCGACAGTTCACGCAAAATCGACCAGGACATCAATGGCCTCGCCAAGCTCATTACCCGGACTGTCCTGCCCCATTTGAATGGCCTGAAGTGCTCCCTTGACAACTTGGAAACCTCACAGATTAATGTTGAAGTTGAGCTGAAGGACCTGGCCGGAATCAGACAAGTTAGCGAGAGCACCAACCGAAAGTTAGACGTCTTGGAGCAGCAATTAAAGCAGCTGAATCACACCCAAGAGGTGCGCTTGGATGGACTGACCACAGCCGTTAACCACCTGCAGCCGTTGAACACTTGGAAGGTGGAGGGAGCTTTACGTGAATTGATCATCTCCCAGAAGCGTATTGAACTGGACCTGGAGCAGTGCAGCCGACCTTCCCACTACCCGCACCATGGCCATCATGAAGAAACATACGCTCCAAGCTATGGTTTTGAACCCTCATATTCTCCGCCTGAGCCCCAATATACACCACAGAAGCCCGAACCAGTGGATCTCGTACAGGTGTGGAATATTAAGGAGCCGCAAAAGCAGG GAGAGCAGCCATCCTACCATCAAGTAAGAGCCTACGCCCAGTCACCGGAACCGAAGAAGCACTATCCAGTATCCCGGCGGGAACCACTGCCTTGGGAAGCTGCACAACAATATGATGCTGCCCCAGCCCTTGCCCACCGACCAGTTCCTGTTTCCCACCATCAGCCAACTTCCAACCCTCACCATGAGATCTGGAACCCAGCCCCAGTTTACGCCTCCACCTCAGAGCCCCAACGAAAGCCTTGCCCAAAGGAACAGCAATCGCTTGCGCCATCTTACGGACCAATACTGATTCCCCAGCAATCTTATAAGCCTGAGCCGCAAGAGCCCCACAACCTGAAACCATACGAACCCCAATCATACAAGCAGGAGACACGGCCAGAGCCCCATAAACAGGAAAGGCACCCAGACCAACCGCATAAACCTCAGGAACCTATTAACCCGCAATCTCATCATGGAAAAACCTATAGAGCTTCACCTGTCCAACCTGGAGAGTCTTACAGAATCTGGTACGCCGACGAGTCTTTGCCCAAAGGATACTAA
- the LOC6497067 gene encoding uncharacterized protein LOC6497067 yields the protein MRSSIQAKNTMRNQLILATICILLCVTSAQEVVSKENELLEQVGELLRLVLDLSFQTKGIEEKFRHQRDEIERIEGLETTLVKLETGILDSINITAAGVGNLTAFIEAAQAQNDQAIQNLTTVDGEIRNVLSDVEANQNKYEKDLDQVAASINTHLSEIEQLLRDAIVGGLTDLDHKTLILQQQQQEINGQVGHVQELNGLARQANYKLQQLECGLTKLNSSQTESLNTIKGSVIGIQVSSSQIDQKIGILLDNQKNIEKSLGGCSKWRPYEQKGDKSHEVWTHPEHVSEYKPHQEHKPKFETTYPSEEEATYLYKLWYGKGPEKSNGY from the exons ATGAGAAGTAGCATCCAAGCGAAAAACACCATGAGAAACCAACTGATCTTGGCCACCATCTGTATCCTCCTCTGCGTTACCTCAGCACAGGAGGTGGTATCAAAAGAAAATGAGTTACTCGAACAAGTAGGAGAACTTCTCCGACTGGTTCTCGATCTAAGCTTCCAAACAAAGGGCATAGAGGAGAAATTCCGACATCAGCGAGATGAGATCGAACGCATTGAAGGACTCGAAACTACTCTGGTGAAGTTGGAGACTGGCATTCTGGACAGCATCAACATCACCGCCGCGGGTGTCGGTAATTTGACGGCTTTCATTGAGGCTGCGCAAGCCCAAAACGACCAGGCCATTCAGAACCTCACCACGGTGGACGGTGAAATCCGAAACGTTCTGAGCGATGTGGAGGCCAACCAAAATAAATACGAAAAGGATCTGGATCAAGTGGCGGCGTCGATTAACACACACCTGAGTGAGATTGAACAACTGCTGCGGGACGCCATCGTTGGTGGACTAACTGACCTGGACCACAAGACCTTGATcctccagcaacaacaacaggaaaTCAACGGCCAGGTTGGCCATGTACAGGAGCTTAATGGTCTGGCACGACAAGCCAACTATAAACTGCAGCAACTGGAATGCGGCCTTACCAAGCTGAACAGTTCTCAAACGGAAAGCCTAAACACCATCAAGGGGTCCGTCATTGGAATCCAGGTATCCTCTTCCCAGATCGATCAGAAAATCGGAATCCTCTTAGATAACcagaaaaatattgaaaagtcCCTGGGAGGATGCTCAAAGTGGCGGCCTTATGAGCAAAAAGGTGATAAATCTCACGAAGTATGGACACATCCAGAACACGTCTCGGAATATAA ACCCCACCAGGAACACAAACCGAAATTTGAGACCACCTATCCATCTGAAGAAGAAGCGACCTATCTGTATAAGCTTTGGTACGGAAAAGGTCCTGAGAAATCAAATGGTTATTaa
- the LOC6498436 gene encoding nucleoside diphosphate-linked moiety X motif 19 isoform X1 has translation MSKQVLAKIRPSSSLILLAKDQAPKQKSFDYNALLLTRTQKSSFMPESSVFPGGVCDVTDNSPAWLEHFHRGKIDAAKLRDLGHVKGPRPEIFQAEETDKKIDPNLSLRLTAIRETFEELGILLCRDRKSLTSTSGYGKFYDQFDRAHWQHVVHNDASQFLELCKQLDVVPDVWSLHEWSAWRTPSTFKKRFETAFFLTALEEQPTVHIEPYEVKDCAWRSPLDYLKACLRRELWLPPPQFYELSRFLNFSSLEGLRKFAEERSAKGTDLIHPVMYKCTDGTVHLLPGDELYPADPDATPDKIDINLSVEDFRLLAKGKLHRSEHWNQYQSNLLINFDRGDGQVHPLDPSKL, from the exons ATGTCCAAGCAGGTGTTGGCTAAAATCCGCCCGTCCTCGAGCCTTATCCTGCTGGCCAAGGACCAGGCGCCGAAACAAAAATCCTTTGATTACAAT GCTCTGCTACTGACCCGTACTCAGAAGTCCAGCTTTATGCCGGAATCATCAGTCTTTCCAGGAGGAGTTTGTGATGTTACTGACAATTCACCAGCCTGGCTGGAACATTTTCATCGTGGCAAAATTGACGCTGCCAAGTTACGTGATTTGGGCCACGTGAAAGGTCCACGGCCAGAAATTTTCCAGGCAGAGGAGACTGATAAGAAAATAGATCC GAATCTGTCCCTTCGGTTGACCGCTATACGGGAAACATTCGAGGAACTTGGTATTCTATTGTGCCGGGACAGAAAGTCATTAACTTCTACCAGCGGATACGGAAAATTTTACGATCAATTCGATCGCGCCCACTGGCAGCATGTAGTCCACAACGATGCCAGCCAGTTTCTGGAGTTGTGCAAGCAGCTTGATGTTGTTCCGGATGTGTGGTCCCTCCACGAGTGGTCCGCCTGGCGAACGCCCTCAACCTTTAAAAAACGTTTTGAAACCGCCTTTTTCTTGACTGCTCTGGAAGAGCAGCCAACGGTCCACATCGAACCCTATGAAGTGAAAGATTGTGCG TGGCGGTCCCCGTTGGATTACCTTAAAGCATGCCTAAGGAGGGAGCTGTGGTTGCCGCCTCCGCAGTTTTATGAGCTCAGCCGTTTTCTTAACTTTAGCTCTCTGGAAGGTCTGCGAAAGTTTGCTGAGGAGCGATCTGCCAAAGGCACCGATCTGATCCATCCAGTTATGTACAAATGCACCGACGGCACTGTGCATCTCTTGCCTGGGGACGAATTGTATCCCGCTGATCCGGACGCTACCCCCGACAAAATCGACATTAATTTGTCAGTCGAGGATTTCCGATTGCTGGCCAAGGGAAAATTGCACCGTTCAGAGCACTGGAACCAATATCAGTCGAATTTGCTGATCAATTTTGACCGAGGCGATGGTCAGGTTCACCCTTTAGACCCAAGTAAACTGTAA
- the LOC6498436 gene encoding nucleoside diphosphate-linked moiety X motif 19 isoform X2 — MSKQVLAKIRPSSSLILLAKDQAPKQKSFDYNALLLTRTQKSSFMPESSVFPGGVCDVTDNSPAWLEHFHRGKIDAAKLRDLGHVKGPRPEIFQAEETDKKIDPNLSLRLTAIRETFEELGILLCRDRKSLTSTSGYGKFYDQFDRAHWQHVVHNDASQFLELCKQLDVVPDVWSLHEWSAWRTPSTFKKRFETAFFLTALEEQPTVHIEPYEVKDCAVRKP; from the exons ATGTCCAAGCAGGTGTTGGCTAAAATCCGCCCGTCCTCGAGCCTTATCCTGCTGGCCAAGGACCAGGCGCCGAAACAAAAATCCTTTGATTACAAT GCTCTGCTACTGACCCGTACTCAGAAGTCCAGCTTTATGCCGGAATCATCAGTCTTTCCAGGAGGAGTTTGTGATGTTACTGACAATTCACCAGCCTGGCTGGAACATTTTCATCGTGGCAAAATTGACGCTGCCAAGTTACGTGATTTGGGCCACGTGAAAGGTCCACGGCCAGAAATTTTCCAGGCAGAGGAGACTGATAAGAAAATAGATCC GAATCTGTCCCTTCGGTTGACCGCTATACGGGAAACATTCGAGGAACTTGGTATTCTATTGTGCCGGGACAGAAAGTCATTAACTTCTACCAGCGGATACGGAAAATTTTACGATCAATTCGATCGCGCCCACTGGCAGCATGTAGTCCACAACGATGCCAGCCAGTTTCTGGAGTTGTGCAAGCAGCTTGATGTTGTTCCGGATGTGTGGTCCCTCCACGAGTGGTCCGCCTGGCGAACGCCCTCAACCTTTAAAAAACGTTTTGAAACCGCCTTTTTCTTGACTGCTCTGGAAGAGCAGCCAACGGTCCACATCGAACCCTATGAAGTGAAAGATTGTGCGGTGAGAAAACCATAA
- the LOC6497068 gene encoding nucleoside diphosphate-linked moiety X motif 19 yields MVAHKKNGMYRPSASLILAAREDPSAEYDYSLLLIKRSERTSYALNHCVFPGGVLDPEDESSDWLNYFRSFGVSDEHLTSLTQAQQTPRPKFLTGGEHFSRDVALRLTALRETFEEVGLLICTSQETFNKWDYKDGQPRTLLLEPSDRSEWQNKVHNNPSEFLELCRQFNVIPNLWTLQEWSVWRTAATASRKYDTVYYVTVLEEQSEKVSLLLEPEEVDSAHWMSPSKAWCRSQDGTIWLPFTLLYDTARLMNLRRRQELLDFVQERIIHGSTLVQPVYYRCSDCMFGVLPGDERYPSEPGSCTQSIILPESIEEINLKTKQYNRYIVYNFHKVVLASNVPPNDGHLQLQSHVNTKLAKL; encoded by the exons ATGGTTgctcataaaaaaaatggaatgtATAGACCCTCTGCCAGCCTAATACTGGCTGCCAGGGAGGACCCCTCGGCTGAATATGACTACAGT TTACTGCTGATTAAACGCTCGGAGCGCACTTCATATGCTTTAAATCACTGTGTATTCCCAGGTGGGGTGCTGGATCCGGAGGATGAATCTTCAGATTGGCTAAACTATTTCCGGTCATTTGGTGTCTCCGATGAACACCTCACGTCCCTTACCCAAGCTCAACAAACTCCTAGGCCGAAGTTTTTAACTGGTGGAGAGCATTTTTCCAGAGATGTAGCACTAAGGCTCACTGCTCTCCGAGAAACTTTTGAGGAGGTTGGCCTCTTAATCTGCACCAGCCAAGAGACTTTCAACAAATGGGATTACAAAGATGGACAACCGAGGACTTTGCTCCTAGAGCCAAGCGATCGTTCCGAGTGGCAAAACAAAGTGCACAACAACCCCAGTGAGTTTCTAGAGCTTTGTCGGCAGTTCAATGTCATTCCCAATCTGTGGACTCTGCAGGAATGGTCTGTGTGGAGAACAGCAGCCACTGCCTCCCGTAAATACGACACTGTCTACTATGTGACTGTTTTGGAAGAGCAGTCAGAGAAAGTAAGCCTGCTATTAGAGCCAGAGGAGGTAGACTCAGCCCACTGGATGAGCCCGTCGAAAGCTTGGTGTCGTTCCCAGGACGGAACTATTTGGCTTCCATTTACTCTTCTCTACGATACTGCCCGTCTAATGAACCTTCGTAGAAGGCAAGAGCTTCTGGACTTCGTTCAGGAAAGAATCATTCATGGTAGCACATTGGTGCAGCCCGTCTACTACCGTTGCAGTGACTGCATGTTCGGGGTGCTTCCTGGGGACGAACGCTATCCAAGTGAGCCCGGAAGCTGCACGCAATCAATAATTCTGCCTGAATCTATTGAAgaaatcaatttaaaaaccaaGCAATATAACCGCTACATCGTGTATAACTTCCACAAGGTTGTGCTGGCTTCCAATGTCCCACCCAATGATGGTCACCTCCAGTTGCAGTCGCATGTGAACACCAAGCTGGCAAAGTTGTAG
- the LOC6498435 gene encoding cytoplasmic tRNA 2-thiolation protein 2: protein MCSIGEDDFGDEGGTHAMVAGSVPSGIDLSPGECSKCDISSDELFQLNFRTPECRDCFLAYVRHKFRAALGAAKVLPRDAEVLLVVDGSAESLVLLDMLYYAQTQNTFKRLHCSARMVYLEDQPVQGRDPADLESLEALSKRYEAFEFYVITLGLPVGSLKLLKDYSPVAQESNELIQKLSQLRSLTSRQDYLQQQRKNLIASVAQKLHCSHVFNSSISVDLATQLLTSIALGRGGSAALDVALLDDRLAAGIKLLRPLKDLTEQEVQFYVHAQRLQPLLMASSRYGQELGDAASLQNLTSAFVANLQKNFSSTVSTVFRTGGKISESTHPEQAKCNHCQSALDVELSDTLLAIEYSRSVSEAGVRLNEAIEDPEIISKRRMKLNDELCHACSSIEADFKNGS, encoded by the coding sequence ATGTGCAGCATTGGAGAGGACGATTTCGGGGATGAGGGTGGTACCCATGCAATGGTTGCGGGATCAGTGCCTTCGGGTATCGACTTAAGCCCTGGGGAGTGCAGCAAGTGTGACATCTCCTCTGACGAGCTCTTCCAACTCAATTTCCGAACTCCAGAATGTCGGGACTGTTTCCTAGCGTATGTAAGGCACAAATTCCGAGCCGCCCTGGGTGCCGCAAAGGTTCTGCCCAGAGACGCCGAGGTTCTCCTTGTTGTCGACGGCTCAGCCGAGTCCCTAGTCCTTTTAGACATGCTATACTACGCTCAGACGCAAAACACATTCAAAAGGCTGCATTGCAGTGCACGTATGGTGTATCTAGAGGATCAACCGGTACAGGGCAGAGATCCTGCGGATTTGGAATCACTCGAGGCGCTGTCCAAACGATATGAGGCATTCGAGTTCTACGTGATTACACTGGGGTTGCCGGTTGGCTCCCTAAAACTGCTTAAAGACTACTCCCCCGTGGCCCAGGAATCTAATGAGCTCATCCAGAAACTCAGTCAACTGCGCAGTTTGACAAGTCGCCAGGATTACCTCCAACAGCAGCGCAAAAACTTGATTGCCTCCGTGGCCCAGAAGCTACATTGCAGTCATGTCTTCAACTCCAGCATAAGCGTGGATCTGGCCACTCAGCTACTGACTTCGATCGCCTTGGGCCGTGGCGGAAGTGCCGCACTGGATGTAGCTCTTTTGGACGACAGACTGGCGGCCGGTATTAAGCTGCTGAGACCACTTAAGGATTTGACCGAGCAGGAGGTGCAGTTTTATGTGCATGCCCAGCGACTGCAGCCACTGCTCATGGCAAGCTCCCGATACGGTCAAGAGCTGGGGGACGCGGCCAGTCTGCAAAACCTCACATCCGCCTTTGTGGCCAACCTGCAGAAGAACTTTTCGTCAACGGTATCCACAGTGTTCCGAACAGGAGGAAAAATTTCTGAGAGCACGCATCCAGAGCAGGCTAAATGTAACCACTGCCAGTCAGCACTGGATGTGGAGCTTTCCGATACACTGCTCGCCATTGAGTATTCCCGATCTGTGTCGGAGGCTGGTGTGCGTCTGAACGAAGCTATTGAAGACCCAGAAATAATTTCCAAGCGAAgaatgaaattaaatgatgAACTGTGTCACGCTTGCAGTAGTATAGAAGCTGATTTTAAAAACGGAAGTTAA